From a region of the Pseudomonadota bacterium genome:
- a CDS encoding P-loop NTPase encodes MILAVASGKGGTGKTTVSVNLARAIGSDV; translated from the coding sequence ATGATTCTGGCAGTGGCTTCAGGAAAGGGTGGGACCGGCAAGACGACCGTGTCTGTCAATCTGGCACGGGCGATCGGCTCCGACGTCA